Below is a window of Roseofilum reptotaenium CS-1145 DNA.
GCTATTGTAGCTTGTTAGAAACTGGGTTTCTTCAAATCTTGGTTAGGATATACCAGCTTGGGCACAAACTCGGTTTCTTACATCTCCTCTAACCAGGCTTCAATGGCTGATATCAACTGAATTTGATTGGGGGGAAAGCCTTTTAAGGGCGCTTCTAGGGGTGCGTCGGTTAACCAGGCTATGGCGACAATATTGGTGAGTTTGCGGCAAAAGGCGATGAGTTCATCCCTGGGAGGGCAATCAGTGATGAGGATGGCGAGTTTGGGGAGATTTTGGCGCAGTTTAAGTTGTTTCAGGTGTTCGCGCAGTTTGCTCGGTTTGGTTACTTTTTTGGGATAGTCTTCATTAGGGAAGGCTTCGTCCCAGATGAGTTGGCAGAGGGTTGAGGCGATTTCGCTGGTATCTGTTTCGTCGGCGAGGATGTCGGCTTTGAGGCAATAAATCGGCAGGTGTTGCAGGGATTCGCAGGTGAAGGGAGAGGCGAAAGATTGTGCGCTGCTATGGGGGGTTTGTTCCGTGACTTCGGGATGGGGTGTCGTGGGGGGATGATGCCATGCACGATAAAAGTCGGGATAGGGAAGATTTTCAGCACAGTTCCAGAAAAGTTCATAACGTTGAACACAGCTAAGATCGTAATAGGAATCGTCATTGAAGACTGCATATTGATTTTCGTTAATTGGAACATCAGGAAACGCTTTAAGAACAGATACTGCCTCTTCTCGTAGGATATTAGTAGTGAGATGGTTTCGTAAACACCTACTAGCATCGTGTTGTATCATCCTACTGTCAGTGGTTTGAAGAAGCTCAACTAAAACTGGAATAGTTTCAGATAGCAGATCATTTTTTTCCTGTAAATCAGAATAAAGCACCTGTTCATCATCTTGAGGACTGTTTTCTTTTTTTAGATGAAGAGATAAATCATTTCCTGGGTCAATACAACCTAAATAAGCTCTCGCCAAAACTTGATCTTTCAATCTAGCTCTATTTTCCAATACAGAAATAGCCTTGGGATTTCCTGGATCGACTTTTCCCAATATATAGGCTGCAAAAGTAACTGCCTGTTTTTTTGATTCTATATATATCCATATATTCAATCTCGTATAGTTTAGTGATTTTTCTAAGCTAATTTTTTCCTGCTCTATCCCATAAATTATGTCATTTAATAGCTCCTTTGATTTTGATGTCAAATTCATTGGATCGACTATAAATAAACCGTAGGCAGCACATATACGACCATAGATACTTTCAGATTTTTGTACTATATGATGTAAGCCCTCAATAACCTTATCTTTGTGATTGCTAAAACTAAATTTATCTAGCATTTCTGCCGCTTCTTGACCTTTTTTTCCATTGTAGGATTTTTCAATCACGTCTAAGACAGTTTCTGTTAGATTTACATTACTTGGGTCGAGATCTACTAAACAACGTACAATATCTAGTATTTCCTTCTCACACTCAGGAGTTTCTGCCTGCCTCCAAAGAATTTGCAACACATCATTTGAAATATCCTCTACTACTTTATTCTTTCTATGGATTCGTGCTATTTGCTTTAAAATATAACCATAACCATTTTCAACAAAAATCCACGTAGCACCTGGATTTTTGTCAATCAAGTCACGCATACAGTTAAAAACTTGGTTAGGATCGAGTTCAAGTAGGGTAATATATTTTGAATGTCGCCGCAAGGGGTCAATATAATTTTGCCATTGTTTCGTTTTCTCATTAAAATAACCAAATGCCCATTTTACTATCTGCTCTACCATAGTACCGGCAAGAGAAGAATTCTTGAAATCCTTAAATTCGGTCATTCCAGTAGCAGCAAGACAGTATGCATGATATTCATAAAATCCTATATTGATATCTGCAAACTTCCACTCTCCACAGCCATCATTAAAATTCACCAACTTCTCAATAAAAGCTTTCTTCTGCTCATCTAGAATATCCCAACGCCCCAACCACAACAAAATCACCTGCTTCCACTGCGGTTCAAAAATCCGATACCGCTTCCCCTCCACGGGACGATCGCCATGATCCTTGGGTAAAAAATAATCCCAATCCTCCACTGCCAACGCTGCAAAATACTCCTGAAACGTCGCATGATAAAACGCATAAACCTTTTCGCGGGGATTTTCCGCCGCCACCCCCACCTCATTCAACCAACCCAACCGTAATACCAAGGAATCCTCGTCGAGTTCTCCAAAATATTCACACACCAACCGATGAGTTAACCGAAATCGGCTGGTTTCTGCCTCTAGGGATGCCTTCGCCAATGCTCCCAAAGCTGCATTTAAATGTTTTTTTTCCTCTTTTTCCACAGTAAATGCTTTTTTCTTCCACGCATACATCGCCTCCACAAAACCGGCATACAACTCCGCCATCGTTTCCGGTAGCGCATCCTCCACCTTCCAAGTCGAACATAATAAGGTTAACCGCAGGGGATTGCGGCATAAATCTTTAATCCGTTCCTTCCCCGCAGCTTGCAATTCTGACCACAAGGATTCTGCTAACTGCACAGCTTCTCCTGACTCAACCAACCCCGGAAACCACCTGCGAATAAACTCCTGCACTTGTTCATCCTGAAACGGTTGGGTGAGATAGGTTTGAAACCCCTGTAACTGGCTGGGGTTCGCTTGCCACAAATTCAAGCGACAGGTAACAATTATCCGAGCATCCGTCACCCAACCTCGGAATTTCAAAGCCTGTTGGTCTGTCTGGCTCATCTCATCCAAGCCATCCAACAGCAACCAGACTGCACCTCCCTTAAATTTCTGCTCCCAGTCGGCTCTAATTTCCTCTCTAGACTGCCCTAACGCCTCTTTGAGCCATTTTTCCTCTAAATACTCTCCCAGAGGTTGAATGCCCAATTCTGCCAAGTCCACCCAAATCACTAAATCGTCGGTTTGTTGTAATAACCAAAAGGCTAATTTCTGAAGTAACGTCGTTTTCCCCGCTCCCGGTTCTCCAATAATGGCAATCTGTTTCTCCGTGCGTTTGCCAATAATTTCATCAAGAAACTCTCGGTAAGCAAACCGTTTCTCTACTGTTTCTTCTTGCCGAGCGAACAAGTCCGAACCCCTTGCTGGGTCAATATCTTGGCCGTATTTTTCGTTCTGACTCCGTTTCGGTTTCACCAGGGCCAAATCGACAAATAAATCCTCATCAATTAAGTTGCGATTCCCATAAACCTGACCTAAAACCGTATTGCTGGTTAATTGTGTCTTCCGTTCCAGCATCTGACGGCACATATCTTGCCATTCATCAGTAGATAGCGATCGCTCCTCCGATGGATATTGCATCGCCGCCAACCCCTGCCGCACCTCTTGACGAAATTCCGTCACTTCTTGATGCAAATCCTCTATGCGTTCCTCTAGGGTTTGTAACAATCCGGTGATAGTGGTTTCCATCACCCCCAACCGTTGACAGACTTGGGCAAAACCCGACTCAATACTACAGGAAACGTCCCTAAAAAACTCCTGTTGCTGAGTGATGTTCCCCCTTAACTGGGTTGCTAAGTCCTGGAACTGCTCTAGGATTTGGGCTAACTCCTCCGGATTCACGCCCCTTGGATTAGCTTGTAGTTGTGCCAGTTCAGCCTTCATCCCCGTTAATAACTGCAATGTCAACCCCGCAAAGGCTTTCCCATCGCTGTGAAAATCTTCTTTGAGGGTTTCTCGCAGGGCTTTTGGGAAGGTTGCAGACAATAACTCGGCAACCTCTTGCTTAACTGGATCGGCTATTTCAAAGCGTCCATCGGGATCGGCCATTACATCCAGTTTGACAAAAATGGTGCGCCATTCCGGGACGGTGAGGTTGCCCTCTTGGGTGAGTTGGTATTCTTCTGGAGTGAGAAATTGGTCGAGTGTGGCTTCTCTCAGTTGCGGATAGCGAACCTGGGTTAGCTCCTGTTGGGCAAGCCTGAGCCAATTGTCTTTGGCTTGAGCGGCGATTTTTTCTAAATTTTTGCGGCTTTCGCCTCGGTGTTGTTGGGCAGCGAGAGTGATGACGGCAGCTATGGCTTTTCCCACTGCCCGTGTTAAATGTTCATTTTCTAAGGATACGCGATCGCCGTCTTTTCCCTCTGTTAAGGCATCGATCGCATTAGCCGTATTCCCTGCTGCAACACTGGCTAAGGTAGTTGCCAAGACGACTCCCCAAGCAATCCCTTCCCCAGCCAGCAATGGTGGAAATACTGTACTGCCGAGTACACAGCCGCCACCAATGGTTAATTTTAGGAGCGATCTGACATCCATCATC
It encodes the following:
- a CDS encoding NACHT domain-containing protein; translation: MMDVRSLLKLTIGGGCVLGSTVFPPLLAGEGIAWGVVLATTLASVAAGNTANAIDALTEGKDGDRVSLENEHLTRAVGKAIAAVITLAAQQHRGESRKNLEKIAAQAKDNWLRLAQQELTQVRYPQLREATLDQFLTPEEYQLTQEGNLTVPEWRTIFVKLDVMADPDGRFEIADPVKQEVAELLSATFPKALRETLKEDFHSDGKAFAGLTLQLLTGMKAELAQLQANPRGVNPEELAQILEQFQDLATQLRGNITQQQEFFRDVSCSIESGFAQVCQRLGVMETTITGLLQTLEERIEDLHQEVTEFRQEVRQGLAAMQYPSEERSLSTDEWQDMCRQMLERKTQLTSNTVLGQVYGNRNLIDEDLFVDLALVKPKRSQNEKYGQDIDPARGSDLFARQEETVEKRFAYREFLDEIIGKRTEKQIAIIGEPGAGKTTLLQKLAFWLLQQTDDLVIWVDLAELGIQPLGEYLEEKWLKEALGQSREEIRADWEQKFKGGAVWLLLDGLDEMSQTDQQALKFRGWVTDARIIVTCRLNLWQANPSQLQGFQTYLTQPFQDEQVQEFIRRWFPGLVESGEAVQLAESLWSELQAAGKERIKDLCRNPLRLTLLCSTWKVEDALPETMAELYAGFVEAMYAWKKKAFTVEKEEKKHLNAALGALAKASLEAETSRFRLTHRLVCEYFGELDEDSLVLRLGWLNEVGVAAENPREKVYAFYHATFQEYFAALAVEDWDYFLPKDHGDRPVEGKRYRIFEPQWKQVILLWLGRWDILDEQKKAFIEKLVNFNDGCGEWKFADINIGFYEYHAYCLAATGMTEFKDFKNSSLAGTMVEQIVKWAFGYFNEKTKQWQNYIDPLRRHSKYITLLELDPNQVFNCMRDLIDKNPGATWIFVENGYGYILKQIARIHRKNKVVEDISNDVLQILWRQAETPECEKEILDIVRCLVDLDPSNVNLTETVLDVIEKSYNGKKGQEAAEMLDKFSFSNHKDKVIEGLHHIVQKSESIYGRICAAYGLFIVDPMNLTSKSKELLNDIIYGIEQEKISLEKSLNYTRLNIWIYIESKKQAVTFAAYILGKVDPGNPKAISVLENRARLKDQVLARAYLGCIDPGNDLSLHLKKENSPQDDEQVLYSDLQEKNDLLSETIPVLVELLQTTDSRMIQHDASRCLRNHLTTNILREEAVSVLKAFPDVPINENQYAVFNDDSYYDLSCVQRYELFWNCAENLPYPDFYRAWHHPPTTPHPEVTEQTPHSSAQSFASPFTCESLQHLPIYCLKADILADETDTSEIASTLCQLIWDEAFPNEDYPKKVTKPSKLREHLKQLKLRQNLPKLAILITDCPPRDELIAFCRKLTNIVAIAWLTDAPLEAPLKGFPPNQIQLISAIEAWLEEM